A genome region from Alicyclobacillus acidocaldarius subsp. acidocaldarius DSM 446 includes the following:
- a CDS encoding metal-dependent hydrolase, which yields MFLIHTTHAVFAAALTEVMLVSEHAPISWQAAATIAVAFVVAPVPDIDQPESWVSRHIPGASLVSKFIRHRTLTHSLLVSVLLYLVLFGLGFHIPDWLATGIFMGWVSHWLIDLVNPMGVQLFYPLPWWVKPPVPWLAIGVESPGESLIRALMRVFVTVLTLSYLLVHAPPMLQKAAGPLETYALRWVGLWTWPWLGTVCHVLHLR from the coding sequence GTGTTCTTGATCCACACCACGCACGCGGTGTTCGCGGCGGCACTGACGGAGGTGATGCTGGTCTCGGAACACGCGCCCATCTCATGGCAAGCAGCAGCTACGATCGCTGTGGCGTTTGTTGTGGCTCCCGTCCCAGATATTGACCAACCCGAATCGTGGGTGTCGCGGCACATCCCGGGGGCGTCGCTGGTCTCGAAGTTCATTCGTCACCGCACGTTGACCCATAGCCTGCTGGTGTCCGTGCTCCTCTACCTTGTGCTGTTCGGCCTCGGGTTTCACATTCCGGATTGGTTGGCGACAGGAATCTTCATGGGATGGGTCAGTCACTGGCTCATCGATCTCGTGAACCCGATGGGCGTGCAACTCTTTTATCCCTTGCCTTGGTGGGTGAAACCACCCGTGCCATGGCTGGCCATTGGCGTCGAAAGCCCTGGCGAAAGCTTGATCCGCGCCCTTATGCGCGTGTTTGTCACGGTGCTCACGCTTTCCTACCTCCTCGTTCATGCGCCACCCATGCTTCAAAAAGCCGCAGGACCGCTCGAAACCTACGCACTTCGCTGGGTGGGCCTGTGGACATGGCCATGGCTCGGCACGGTGTGTCATGTTCTCCATCTTCGCTGA
- a CDS encoding conjugal transfer protein has protein sequence MPRTYQKLFKQKVVITNINRRSLGFRLFADDVVTFFLSGVGFLLLDTLTPFRLLNLVVNRWLLILGCAFGFTWLARKLDPDGKPLVKYLFDAARYPFRSHVSDGWVRKARTLVWRRGKRTVFRRQARVWWTHGDLHLPVEVRMRSPVPFTFQSSVHLDVKLGRRKTRFQRAGRFRWPRFRQISGLRPGSYEVSQCRVQRLDR, from the coding sequence ATGCCACGAACCTACCAGAAGCTGTTCAAACAGAAGGTCGTCATCACAAACATCAACCGCCGGAGTCTGGGGTTTCGCCTATTTGCGGACGATGTCGTCACGTTCTTTCTCTCGGGGGTTGGATTCCTGTTATTGGACACCTTGACCCCTTTTCGTCTATTGAACCTCGTGGTGAATCGTTGGCTTCTCATCCTGGGATGTGCGTTCGGATTCACGTGGCTGGCGCGAAAGCTCGATCCCGATGGCAAGCCGCTCGTCAAGTATTTGTTCGACGCCGCGCGTTATCCCTTTCGAAGTCATGTGAGCGACGGATGGGTGCGAAAGGCACGGACGCTCGTTTGGCGTCGTGGGAAACGGACAGTCTTTCGTAGACAGGCGCGGGTGTGGTGGACGCACGGGGATCTTCATTTGCCCGTGGAGGTGAGGATGCGTTCACCGGTTCCCTTCACGTTTCAGAGTTCCGTGCACCTGGACGTCAAACTTGGACGACGAAAAACTCGATTCCAACGCGCCGGTCGTTTCCGATGGCCGCGTTTTCGACAAATTTCGGGTCTTCGCCCCGGCAGTTATGAAGTCTCGCAATGTAGGGTGCAGCGCTTGGATCGGTGA
- a CDS encoding transglycosylase SLT domain-containing protein, with protein sequence MEALVVKLGLRIGLRMAQKRWPLLLVFVFFLFVAPFLGGLLLFLAIIGGANALNTAVPETWNGQIPKDVSPANGIPQAFVAYVQQASETYQVPMQYLAATALHESAWEPNAYADYAGSHAMGLMQFEPETWSGWADPYTRVDEPDTDALRISQYGGYGVDADGIWAPIGTPSRVALTPAELAQLNVACQANQNQGCAPYASPWDPDDALNAGAKYLHTLYLMYGNWPNASAHYYGSSDKAAVQDYINALMRMTAAYILDTPPVALPDGGYWPFGDAKLTFTISSGGWTMQATSNDDNTPLVSEFLPSLPIIAPASGTVTWTTNGNQTTITLPLPNGSTLALQFASRQGMKWALAQNQTKGTVAAGDIVGFLNVTQPVRVSNTISTLFPSGFSGGIVAPPGQPVHTGG encoded by the coding sequence ATGGAAGCCTTGGTGGTGAAGCTGGGCTTGCGTATCGGGTTGCGCATGGCTCAAAAGCGCTGGCCCTTGCTTCTGGTTTTTGTCTTCTTCCTGTTCGTTGCGCCCTTCTTGGGAGGGTTACTCCTCTTTCTCGCGATCATCGGCGGAGCGAATGCGCTCAACACGGCGGTGCCGGAGACTTGGAATGGACAAATTCCCAAGGACGTTTCGCCTGCCAACGGGATCCCACAGGCCTTTGTCGCCTATGTGCAACAAGCCAGCGAGACCTATCAAGTGCCGATGCAGTATCTCGCTGCGACCGCGCTCCATGAATCCGCGTGGGAACCGAACGCCTACGCGGATTACGCCGGAAGTCACGCCATGGGGCTCATGCAGTTCGAACCCGAAACTTGGAGCGGGTGGGCGGATCCGTATACGCGAGTGGATGAGCCGGACACCGACGCCCTTCGCATCTCGCAGTACGGCGGTTATGGCGTGGACGCGGACGGGATATGGGCGCCAATCGGCACGCCCTCTCGTGTCGCGCTCACTCCAGCAGAGCTTGCGCAATTGAATGTGGCCTGCCAGGCCAATCAGAACCAAGGCTGCGCGCCGTACGCCTCGCCTTGGGATCCCGACGACGCACTGAACGCGGGTGCCAAGTACTTGCACACCTTGTATCTGATGTACGGCAATTGGCCCAATGCCAGTGCGCATTATTACGGTTCGAGCGATAAAGCGGCCGTGCAAGACTACATCAACGCGCTCATGCGCATGACAGCGGCCTACATCCTGGATACGCCACCTGTGGCCTTGCCAGACGGCGGCTATTGGCCGTTTGGGGATGCGAAGCTCACGTTCACAATTTCTTCGGGCGGGTGGACGATGCAGGCCACATCGAACGACGACAACACGCCGTTGGTCAGTGAATTCTTGCCGTCCCTCCCGATCATCGCACCGGCGTCCGGCACGGTAACTTGGACGACCAACGGGAATCAGACGACGATCACGTTACCGCTCCCGAATGGCAGCACCCTTGCCTTACAATTCGCGTCTCGACAGGGGATGAAATGGGCCTTGGCACAGAACCAAACGAAGGGAACCGTCGCAGCGGGCGATATCGTGGGATTCCTCAATGTGACGCAACCCGTTCGAGTTTCGAACACCATCTCCACGTTGTTTCCATCGGGCTTTTCAGGCGGCATTGTTGCACCGCCGGGGCAACCGGTGCACACGGGAGGATAA
- a CDS encoding GGDEF domain-containing protein, translating into MVEIFVRFLQRLASGEAWRDAHMRFWLDMRAFGVEVETPEGKVEQGIVAGSPHWKAALRVREVPCTDGLYRVYFRGEATPEEEQAVEFALAADTLLHDHERLKMEATHDPLTGCLNRKGLQEWFERRLRRYDNLEFVLVLMDFDHFKRLNDTQGHAKGDEALCAISQALEATKRATDVLARLGGDEFVLIFEACACHEGMVERLQQIKSRLPLQPYGLDVTFGVSCFPKHGKTLEQLLAQADLRLYQGKRRGVGQIVWGEEECHGSTAD; encoded by the coding sequence ATGGTGGAAATCTTTGTTCGTTTCTTGCAACGGCTCGCGTCGGGAGAAGCATGGCGCGACGCACATATGCGGTTTTGGCTCGATATGCGAGCCTTTGGCGTTGAAGTTGAGACACCTGAAGGTAAGGTGGAGCAAGGCATTGTCGCGGGATCGCCTCATTGGAAGGCGGCCCTTCGTGTTCGCGAGGTTCCCTGCACGGATGGTCTCTATCGCGTTTACTTTCGAGGTGAGGCCACTCCGGAAGAAGAACAAGCCGTGGAATTCGCGTTGGCGGCAGACACGTTGTTGCACGATCACGAACGATTGAAGATGGAGGCGACCCATGACCCCTTGACGGGTTGCTTGAATCGAAAGGGCCTTCAGGAGTGGTTTGAGCGGCGTCTGCGGCGCTACGACAATCTGGAGTTTGTGTTGGTCCTGATGGACTTTGATCACTTCAAGCGTCTCAACGATACACAAGGTCATGCCAAAGGCGATGAGGCGCTTTGTGCTATTTCGCAAGCCTTGGAAGCCACGAAACGCGCCACGGATGTGTTGGCGCGCCTGGGCGGCGACGAGTTTGTACTCATCTTTGAGGCATGCGCCTGCCACGAGGGGATGGTCGAGCGCCTCCAGCAAATCAAGTCACGCTTGCCACTTCAACCGTATGGTCTGGATGTGACGTTTGGGGTTTCATGTTTTCCTAAGCACGGAAAGACCTTGGAACAACTCTTGGCGCAGGCTGACCTGCGCCTTTATCAAGGGAAGCGCAGGGGTGTCGGGCAGATCGTCTGGGGCGAGGAGGAGTGTCATGGTTCAACTGCAGATTAG
- a CDS encoding HD domain-containing phosphohydrolase, producing the protein MVQLQISAEGVILYATGDTEALLGFRPEELQGLPCELLHPQLLELGLHTHWVRRRDGEGTLIHAFVEAEPSGGYTVRMAHVFGSESERMKLAFQYALFRGLAFAAEYGDPEVLDHLSRVERYTVWIARDALKWPEPDIARVTLAAYVHDVGKSAIPREILYKPAKLTDEEYRLVQTHTTKGWVVLEEVERHVRQQTPWLYDAKSWQWAKQVALHHHENWDGSGYPTGVSGQDIPMPARVVKVVDVLDALIQARPYKEGWPPDRVRDEFARKKGIEFDPGLVDWLMSQDWPQPNGEASAWRGEPGWLHF; encoded by the coding sequence ATGGTTCAACTGCAGATTAGTGCGGAAGGCGTCATTCTGTACGCGACCGGCGACACCGAGGCGCTTCTTGGATTTCGTCCAGAGGAGTTACAAGGGTTGCCATGCGAGCTCCTCCATCCTCAACTTCTTGAGCTTGGGCTGCATACACACTGGGTGCGGCGTCGAGATGGCGAGGGGACGCTCATTCACGCCTTTGTGGAGGCCGAGCCTTCGGGTGGGTACACCGTTCGGATGGCTCATGTGTTTGGGAGCGAGAGCGAACGGATGAAGCTCGCCTTTCAATACGCATTGTTTCGCGGTCTCGCGTTTGCGGCGGAATACGGCGATCCGGAGGTTCTCGATCACTTGTCCCGCGTGGAACGGTATACCGTGTGGATTGCCCGCGATGCCTTGAAATGGCCTGAACCGGATATCGCCCGGGTGACGCTTGCTGCGTACGTACACGATGTGGGGAAGTCCGCCATCCCGCGAGAGATCTTGTACAAACCCGCCAAGCTGACAGACGAAGAGTACCGTCTGGTGCAAACCCATACGACGAAGGGTTGGGTCGTCCTTGAAGAGGTGGAACGGCATGTGCGTCAACAGACACCCTGGCTGTACGACGCGAAAAGTTGGCAGTGGGCCAAACAAGTGGCGCTCCACCACCACGAAAATTGGGATGGAAGTGGTTATCCCACTGGGGTCTCGGGACAGGACATTCCCATGCCAGCCCGAGTGGTCAAGGTCGTCGATGTGCTTGACGCGCTGATCCAGGCTCGGCCCTACAAAGAAGGCTGGCCACCGGATCGGGTACGGGATGAATTTGCGCGCAAAAAAGGGATCGAGTTCGACCCCGGTCTCGTGGATTGGCTCATGAGTCAGGATTGGCCGCAACCGAATGGCGAGGCGAGCGCGTGGAGGGGTGAGCCAGGATGGTTGCACTTCTGA
- a CDS encoding type II secretion system F family protein, whose amino-acid sequence MVFFAREIGHPEWADIAYRVSFAMPLLVAAILFVIGWYWAMPLSLCAFFLPYFYLNRVYKRARLLLKRQLRQARLLIALLTEAGAPIERSIAAAESVTSHPLKPYLRDVSIAIGASEDAKDAGMRVQTVVEAFMGMAERLHLPEATQFAQLLTQSARYNTPLVDMMFTSLDIEERIRDTEAELRYNNAISKISYISTLGLGIPVFGYLFLAVFSYALQILGNGFGISL is encoded by the coding sequence ATGGTGTTCTTTGCGCGTGAGATTGGGCATCCCGAGTGGGCGGATATCGCGTATCGCGTGTCGTTTGCCATGCCCCTGCTTGTCGCGGCGATCCTGTTTGTCATCGGTTGGTATTGGGCCATGCCCCTTTCGCTTTGTGCTTTCTTTCTTCCTTACTTCTATCTGAATCGCGTTTACAAGCGTGCGCGGTTGTTGCTCAAACGACAATTGCGGCAGGCCAGGCTCTTGATCGCGCTACTCACAGAAGCAGGCGCGCCCATCGAACGGAGTATTGCTGCAGCCGAGTCGGTCACGAGCCATCCGCTCAAACCGTATCTGCGCGACGTGTCCATCGCCATTGGCGCATCCGAAGATGCCAAAGACGCAGGGATGCGCGTCCAGACCGTGGTTGAAGCCTTCATGGGGATGGCCGAACGCCTGCATCTCCCTGAGGCGACGCAGTTCGCACAACTCTTGACGCAGTCGGCCCGCTACAACACGCCACTTGTGGACATGATGTTCACCTCGCTCGACATCGAGGAACGCATTCGAGACACCGAAGCGGAGCTTCGTTACAACAACGCGATCTCGAAGATCAGCTACATCTCGACGCTCGGGCTTGGCATTCCTGTGTTCGGATACCTGTTTCTCGCGGTCTTCAGCTATGCCTTGCAAATACTCGGCAACGGCTTTGGCATCTCGTTGTGA
- a CDS encoding methyltransferase family protein, protein MTPLVRFGVQGTAIAVLLWNVARMMWTPIFWPFAAVLLMEAVWLGFSLRKTPRRVDTTGSAVLASSGIAVYPVLIAWIVPGPYIEPTWRFAVSYGVQLAALVLELWALLSLRDTLTQLPEAHGVIQTGPYRYVRHPLYVAYIVAFFGSCIGVWRVSLWILFAVFVILEWLRARAEERVLSKTFSAYRSYQTQTGMFVPRWRTLREVLRGV, encoded by the coding sequence TTGACACCGCTTGTGCGATTTGGAGTCCAAGGCACGGCCATCGCCGTTCTCCTTTGGAACGTGGCGCGCATGATGTGGACACCCATCTTCTGGCCGTTTGCAGCCGTGTTGTTGATGGAAGCGGTGTGGCTTGGGTTCTCGTTACGAAAGACACCGCGTCGAGTCGATACCACAGGGTCTGCAGTCCTGGCATCGAGCGGGATTGCGGTGTATCCCGTTCTCATCGCTTGGATCGTTCCAGGGCCGTATATCGAGCCGACGTGGCGGTTCGCGGTCTCGTATGGTGTACAGCTTGCAGCGCTGGTGCTGGAGCTTTGGGCGCTGCTTTCGCTACGGGACACCTTGACCCAGCTTCCCGAAGCGCACGGTGTGATTCAGACAGGGCCATATCGATACGTTCGGCATCCTCTGTACGTCGCCTATATCGTCGCGTTTTTTGGATCGTGCATTGGCGTATGGCGAGTATCCCTGTGGATCCTGTTTGCGGTCTTTGTGATCTTGGAATGGTTGCGAGCACGAGCGGAAGAACGTGTGTTGTCGAAAACTTTCTCTGCGTACCGGTCGTACCAAACGCAAACCGGGATGTTCGTCCCGCGTTGGCGAACCCTTCGGGAGGTGCTGCGCGGTGTTTGA
- a CDS encoding ATP-binding protein, whose product MFDLEHALLGVATLGLGGVAGYGVWRDKDKVAAERKRYEGQPQALIARSHHLYTLADTSQWIARFSHFRRTKAERRDKGAIWFRFRIEKGEDGDVWFWLIVPEDRKKGVEGTLPPTLEWHEVPPERKPRIRLDPKVRMFVTARHALLPFAREGKRDPLVTLLRAMGNNMAVEIAFSPIDESEALRRVKKEHQKADPELRGRGQGNVWADLASQSLAELGAAFTGKPAGKTTSNRQSAKPVVLPHQKRQIGGVVRRYDELRELFHVTIQFEGDEPHRAKPYFQGMLGALVDLSAENQFVSSKQAKPFVMSAEELAQLVHVPSPDAWAKMPVIREHAQTLRDDEFAEGVAIGYLRHPTQASRLVRIPHEQFTRHFLMTGMTGAGKSTTLMFLLQSIAMDWVQQTPGNPKPGLTLIDPAAETTLIFLSRLQAILPEDSPLWKKIHYISFSNRDYPVALNLLQVLTTEAIVATLSKAYGGGARIDEIIDMCVQAFKEDDEVQHVLAGMIPMLKDENWRLQVVRRLKSPLLRTYWEQTFPAQAKNPDYYAPVERRLRPFVTSSTALYFGQPEYALPIRQWMDEGHILLIDVKALSGELMSLIMGGLIEQYYHVALTRPESTSLTHFLLVDECHRVQTDIMAKIIDETRKFGLSLGMITQSVEQFSGVLKKEIKDVLGNFFSLRVGAESARIMADLTQGHFTPEYLRALPDNVAAVYTVVGGEAHSCETQAPPPDVYEGFAPNARVVNFFDKPALRKRYEELRAFGYELQKELGRPAHEAEERLNFYLEHGYWPDGEKAQASKRKRQRGLTAHDLYG is encoded by the coding sequence GTGTTTGACTTGGAGCACGCGCTGCTGGGTGTGGCGACCTTGGGGCTCGGAGGTGTCGCAGGCTATGGTGTGTGGCGAGACAAGGACAAGGTGGCCGCAGAACGAAAACGGTACGAAGGGCAACCCCAAGCGCTGATCGCCCGAAGTCACCACCTCTACACCTTAGCAGATACGAGCCAGTGGATTGCACGGTTTTCTCACTTTCGCCGCACGAAAGCGGAGCGGCGCGACAAAGGGGCGATCTGGTTTCGGTTCCGCATCGAAAAGGGTGAGGACGGGGACGTGTGGTTCTGGCTCATCGTCCCCGAGGATCGCAAAAAAGGCGTGGAAGGCACGCTACCCCCGACGCTGGAGTGGCATGAGGTGCCGCCGGAGCGTAAGCCTCGTATTCGCTTAGACCCCAAGGTGCGGATGTTCGTCACCGCCCGACACGCGCTCTTGCCGTTTGCCCGCGAGGGAAAGCGAGATCCGCTGGTCACACTGCTTCGCGCCATGGGCAACAACATGGCCGTTGAGATTGCGTTTAGTCCTATCGACGAAAGCGAAGCCTTGCGACGGGTGAAGAAGGAGCATCAAAAGGCCGATCCGGAGCTTCGTGGGCGCGGGCAGGGGAATGTATGGGCGGATCTGGCAAGCCAGTCTTTGGCGGAACTCGGCGCGGCGTTTACCGGGAAACCCGCGGGCAAAACCACCTCGAACCGCCAGTCAGCCAAGCCCGTCGTGCTGCCGCATCAAAAGCGTCAGATCGGCGGGGTGGTGCGGCGCTACGACGAGTTGCGTGAATTGTTCCATGTCACCATCCAGTTCGAGGGGGACGAGCCCCACCGGGCGAAGCCCTACTTCCAAGGCATGCTCGGCGCGCTCGTCGACCTGTCGGCCGAGAACCAATTCGTGTCGTCCAAGCAAGCCAAACCGTTTGTCATGTCGGCGGAGGAACTGGCGCAACTCGTGCATGTGCCGTCTCCCGATGCATGGGCGAAGATGCCCGTCATTCGTGAACACGCACAGACGCTTCGGGACGACGAGTTCGCAGAAGGCGTGGCGATAGGCTATCTTCGCCATCCAACCCAAGCCTCGCGGTTGGTGCGCATTCCGCATGAACAGTTCACCCGCCATTTCTTGATGACGGGCATGACGGGGGCGGGGAAATCAACGACGCTCATGTTTTTGCTGCAATCCATTGCGATGGACTGGGTGCAACAGACGCCTGGGAATCCGAAGCCAGGACTTACGCTCATCGACCCGGCGGCGGAAACGACGCTTATCTTCTTGTCGCGCCTGCAGGCGATTTTGCCGGAAGACAGCCCGCTGTGGAAGAAGATTCACTACATCTCGTTCTCGAATCGGGACTATCCAGTGGCGCTGAACTTGCTTCAGGTGCTGACGACGGAGGCTATCGTGGCGACGTTAAGCAAGGCGTACGGCGGCGGTGCGCGGATTGACGAGATCATCGACATGTGTGTGCAGGCGTTCAAGGAGGACGACGAAGTTCAGCACGTCCTCGCTGGCATGATCCCGATGTTGAAAGACGAGAACTGGCGGCTGCAAGTCGTGCGCCGTTTGAAATCGCCGTTGTTGCGCACGTACTGGGAGCAGACGTTCCCGGCGCAAGCGAAAAACCCCGATTATTATGCGCCTGTCGAGCGTCGCTTGCGCCCGTTTGTGACAAGCAGCACGGCGCTCTATTTCGGCCAACCGGAATACGCGCTGCCGATCCGCCAGTGGATGGACGAGGGACATATTCTCCTCATCGACGTGAAGGCATTGAGCGGGGAACTCATGAGCCTCATCATGGGCGGGCTCATTGAGCAGTATTACCACGTGGCATTGACCCGCCCGGAAAGCACGTCGTTGACCCACTTTCTGCTTGTAGACGAATGCCACCGCGTGCAGACAGACATCATGGCGAAAATCATTGATGAGACCCGCAAGTTTGGGTTGTCACTTGGGATGATCACCCAGTCGGTGGAACAGTTCAGTGGGGTACTGAAGAAAGAGATCAAGGACGTGCTCGGCAACTTCTTCTCGCTTCGCGTGGGCGCGGAGAGCGCGCGGATCATGGCAGATTTGACCCAGGGACACTTCACGCCAGAATACCTGCGCGCGTTGCCCGACAACGTGGCTGCGGTGTACACGGTGGTGGGTGGCGAGGCACACTCCTGCGAAACCCAAGCGCCGCCTCCGGACGTGTACGAAGGTTTTGCTCCGAACGCTCGCGTCGTGAATTTCTTCGACAAGCCCGCGCTTCGCAAACGATATGAAGAGCTTCGCGCGTTCGGGTATGAGTTGCAGAAGGAATTGGGGCGTCCCGCCCATGAAGCGGAAGAGCGGCTCAACTTCTACCTGGAGCACGGGTACTGGCCGGATGGCGAGAAAGCACAAGCGTCCAAACGTAAGCGTCAGCGGGGACTGACAGCCCATGATTTGTATGGCTGA
- a CDS encoding replication-relaxation family protein: MILEWRDSEFPPEQKLLGVVYDAGVILRTDLLFLLNWTHDMLKKYVYRVRNAHAEALLRGGWTLNRSSYAYVLTEAGVRYVHQMLGIDGKPVTMDALWSHALGLNAILMRYLRKHGFDGVRWFNTREATDELWFLRKLATGATDADLRASSIRPDAALRTPQGFWWVEFDNATETSRQLWRKYQMYITNLSDLDESFRHVVWVTKNEARQRSMEMIWTQMPENHLHMDFFVEGKETFGE; the protein is encoded by the coding sequence TTGATTCTGGAGTGGCGAGACAGTGAATTTCCACCCGAGCAAAAATTGTTGGGCGTGGTGTATGACGCAGGGGTGATTCTCCGCACAGATCTCCTGTTTTTGCTGAATTGGACTCATGACATGCTCAAGAAATATGTGTATCGCGTCCGAAACGCGCATGCTGAAGCCCTTCTTCGTGGAGGGTGGACGCTGAACCGTTCTTCATACGCATATGTCCTGACTGAAGCGGGCGTGCGATATGTCCATCAAATGTTAGGAATCGACGGAAAACCCGTGACGATGGATGCGCTGTGGAGCCATGCGCTGGGGCTGAACGCGATCCTCATGCGTTATCTGCGGAAGCACGGATTCGATGGCGTGCGGTGGTTCAACACCCGCGAAGCCACCGACGAACTCTGGTTTCTGCGCAAGCTTGCCACGGGCGCCACGGACGCCGACTTGCGCGCTTCTTCGATTCGTCCCGACGCGGCTCTACGCACACCCCAAGGTTTTTGGTGGGTGGAATTTGATAACGCAACGGAAACGTCAAGACAATTATGGCGCAAATACCAAATGTACATCACCAATTTGTCTGACCTGGACGAGTCCTTTCGGCATGTCGTCTGGGTGACCAAGAACGAAGCGCGACAGCGGAGTATGGAAATGATTTGGACACAGATGCCCGAGAACCATCTACACATGGATTTTTTTGTCGAAGGCAAAGAAACGTTCGGCGAATGA